GCAGGCTCGGCCGAGTGGATGGCGCTTGCGGAGAGCGCACAGGGGCTGGTGCCGCTGGTGGTGGTGGAGGAACTCGGGGACCGAGGGGCGTCGTCTCTCGGACATGCGCTTGTGAAGGCTGCAGCACGCGATGCGACACGCGCAGGCGTTGACCTGATTCTGAGCGCGCTTGGCCTATTCGACTTGCTCCTTGAGACGGCAAACGTGCACCTACTCGGCCGTTTGGGCGCGGGGCTGCGGGAGCTCGGCTTCGGGCACGAAGCCATGATGATCGCGCAGGCGATTCACCTGCGTTCCCCGGGCTACTTCGAGACCTTCGAACTCGCGAAAGCGCTTCGGGCCGTCGGCAGACTGCAGGACGCGGTTGCTCTAGTAGAGACAGAACGAGCAGAACAGCCTGACACGCCGAACGGGGACAACAACCGAGCAGCGCTCGGAGATGAGCTGGCGAAGTCGCTGGTACGTATCCCGGAGCGGGCAGGTGATGTCGCCACAATCTTGAAAGAGAACGCCAGGACCTACCGAAAGCGAGGCCTGGAACCCTACGCGACCCGTTGCGAGCGCTGGGCTGAGAATCTCACCGCTGGTCCGCTCCAGGAAGGCGGATTGGCCGAAGACGAATGGCGCGCAAGTACTCGGCACGCGCTCTTGCGCCAGGGTGAGAGGCACGCCGTACTGCGGACAGCCGAACGCGCGCGAACGCGCTTGGCAGCACTTGACGCGGTCCCGACGGTTTCGACTGGTGCGTGAGCGGCTACCCAGGAACTGCTGGCATGCAGCTTGCGGCCATCCAGCAACGATGCACCCTGACCCTCCACTGGTTCCCAAGCTTCCTTGCCCAAACGCCGTCGAACACGACGTCGCTTGCCCCTTTCGCTCGCTCCAGAATCATCGCTCGCATTGCCCGCCCGCTCTTCCCGAAGAACACCCCGGCCTGGTCCGTGGAGATCATCTGGCTCCACTCTTCGCCGTCGGTGAACAGGAGCTTGAACCGCGGTGGTCGGCGCACGGCCCGGGCCTCCGCGCCGCTCACGAGGCACCCCCCTCCATCGACCCGCCGCTGCCCTCCTCGGCCACCGTGGCGCCCGCGGCCGCGATTACGGCGGCCAGCTGCACTGCCCGCAGGACCGCGTGCTGGCCCGCCTCCCTGACGGCCAGGGCCAGCGCCACGGTCTCGTCCGCGAGCACGCCGTCCACGAGTGCCTCCACGTCGTCCCAGGGCACCTGAGCGCCGTTGGCGACCGCCACGAGCACGCGCCGGGCGGCGGGCACGAGATCCCGTCCCACGACCGTCCCATTTGGGCCGCAACCGGCCGAAGAGCTTTCGGAACCGGCCGGCCTGTCACGCCGGAGGCCGCGGGTTCGAGTCCCGTCCGCCCCGCCCAAAAGCCCGCCTCACGGCGGGCTTTTTTGCGTGCGTCCGAGACTCGGAGCTCATGTTCGGATCAGGACGTTTCTCAGCTCGAGCAGAGACGAGCGACGGAAGGATCTGCCGCCGCTGGCGAGTCCCGTCCGCCCCGCCCATGATCGAGGACCCAAACGGGTCCTCTTTCGTTTTGTCGGACGGACTCGGAGCTGATGTTCGGATCAGGACGTTCCTCGGGTCCGGGTGAGGCGAGCGGAGCCGAGAGCTCCGGCGCTGGCGAGTCTCGTCCGCCCCTCGGCCAAATGTCCGCGAGTAGTTCCGGTCGCGTTCACCCCGCACAGCGCGTGGCCAAATGTCCGCGAGTAGTTCCGGTCGCGTTCGCCCCGCACAGCGCGTGGCCAAATGTCTGCGAGTAGTTCCGGTCGCATCCGCCCCGCAGAGCGCGTGGCCAAATGTCCGCGAGTAGAGCGGCCGCAGGCGAGTGGCGTTCCCCCGGCACGGCCCTTGGCCAAATGTCCGCGAGTGTCATCCGCTGCACATCGCGTCGGCCCGTGGCCAAATGTCCGCGAGTAGAGCGGCCGCAGGCGAGTGGCGTTCCCCGGCACGGCCCTTGGCCAAATGTCCGCGAGTAGAGCGGCCGCAGGCGAGCGGCGTCGGCCTCCTTGCGTGTCGATTGGCCGTCGGAGCTCGAGTGCGGAGCCGGACGTTTCTCAGCTCGGAGAGCGGAGGAGCACGCGCGTGGTGCAGGCGAGTCCCGTCGGCCCCGCACGGCCCTTGGCCAAATGTCCGCGAGAAGAGCCGCCGCAGGCGAGTAGAGTTCCTTGGCACGGCCCGTGGCCAAATGTCTGCGAGTGTCATCCGCTGAACAACGCGTCGATCCGTGGCCAAATGTCCGCGAGTGTCGGGTGGCCGCGTTCGACGCGAGGCCAGACGTCCGCGTGGCAGCGGGTGACCGCGTTCGACGCGAGGCCAAACCTCCGCGCCGGGCTCGACGCGACGGGGTTCGCGCCGCACCAACATTCCCATGGACCGGGCGGTCGACTAGGTCCAGCGGACGTCGACCTCGAGCCGTTCGATGCGGTGACCCGCGGTGTCGCCGTCGAAGTGCAGCGCCGCGTCGGTCGTGATGTTCGCGGCGCCGGCGCGCTCGAGGGCGACCCGGGTGTAGATTTGAAACGACGTCTTCAGCCAGAATCCGCATTCGGAGGGGATGCCGCGGATCACGAAGGTGGTGCGACGTTCTTCTCGGGTCTCGATGGACGCGCGTGCGAAGTCGAACATCTGCGCCGCGACCTTGGGCAGGAACGTTACCACGCGAGCCGGGCTCGCGATGCGCAACGCAAAGCGATACACGCCGCCCAGGTCACGCTCGGCTTGATATCGCGTGCGTTGGGCCAGATAGCTCGGAATGTCCGAGCGGCGCGCGGCGGCCTCGGCGCGGATCAGTCGTGGGGCGGGCAGCACGTCGTACCAGCTGGATGGAAGAAACGGCTGGCCAATGAAGTCTCGCAGCTCGGGATCGGCGATCTCCGCGAGCAACGTAGCGAGGCCTCCGGGAACCTCCCTTTCGAAGTCCGCAATGGTCCCTAGATAGAGCACACCCTTCACGCGAAAGAGAGGGGGCGGGACCACGCGCGTTGGGTAGTGCTTGGTGGCAGCGTCATCCAGCACGGCGGCATGTTACCGTTTCGTGACGATGCACTTCGACGGCAGCTTCGACCCTCCCGCTATCGGTACCGCCGGCGTGCCCATCGAGATCTCCGGACCGGGATCCTGCGTCGTGACGGATGCGGGCCTGGTGGTGCGCGGCCGGAAGTCCACGGCGACAGGCGGGGCCTACTGGCTCGTGTTCGCCGCGTTCGTGGTCGGTACGTACGCCGTCAAGGTGATCTTGTGGCCGCCGGACTGGGCCTTCTACCTTTCGCTCGCGGTTGGCGTGACGCTGGTGCTCACCTTTGGTGCTCGCCTTCGCGGACAGCGCAAGCTGGGGGAGGAGACGGAGCTTTGCATCCCGTGGTCGTCGGTGAAGCGATTGGCTCGCGATGGCGAAAAGAGCGACACAGTCGTCGTCGTCGTGCACAAGTTCAAGCCCAAGGGTGGGCTGCACTTCACGCCCCGGGCGGGGGCCGGGGCGTTCATGGCGGCCCTTCGCGAGCACCTGGCCGACGACTGAATCCGTCGCGGGATCCAGGGTAGCACTCCGGACTACTTTGGACCCCGAAGGCTGGCACGCGGGTTGCTGTGTCTTGGGGTCATGCAGCTCTCGAAGTCGAGGGGCCGGGGGGCCGGGATCGACAATCCTCGCAACACGCTGAAACCAACGAAAAACATGCGGAGCCCGCCTGCGTCAGCATCTGACGCAGGTGTGCAATTGATGACGCCGGGCGTTCACATGTGCGCGCCCGGCAACGCCGCGGTCGCCCAAGCAGGAGAACCAAGATGCAGACAAAGCTGATCGCCGTGTTGCTACTTCGCTCTTGACAAGCACGACAGAATTGGTCGTGCGGAGCTCAGTTCACGGTGCAGATGCCGGAGTCTCCGCCCTGGCCGGAGGGCTTGCACGTCGCGAGCTGGGCGGGAAAACCTCCGGTTGCGCAAACGATCGGATTGGCGCAGCCGAGGGTCTTCCATTCTTCCTTCAGCTTGCCGAGCTCGTCGATGGCAGCGGTGTTGGCCCCGTTGACGTTGTCGAGATAACCGCAGGAGTAGACGGTGCGGTCGACCGGGAACTCACAGGTCGATGCGGGGGAAAGGAGAGAGCACGCCTTGGCGTCTTTCAGAGCGGCGTCGTGCTTTTGAATGAGCTCGTCGCACTGTCCAGCGGCGCCGGTCCCGCCGCTGGCTGCCGCGCCCGCGACGCCGGCGGTGCCACCGATGCCCGCGCCCGCGACGCCGGCGGTGCCACCGATGCCCGCGCCCGCGGCGCCTGCAGTACCCGCGCCGCCAACGGCGCCAGTGGCTCCCGTGCCCGCGTCCGAGCCGGCTGTGCCCGCGCTTCCGCCGGTACCATTGGTGGTGTCCGTCGAGCCCCCGCATGCCGACAAAAGGATTGCTGCGACCAGCAGTGCGTTCTTCATGCTGTCTGCAGATTAGCAATCCGTGTGCCTCGTCCGTGGCACAGATTGGCAAGGCGGGCGGAGCGCGAGGTTCCGCGGCGAACCAACACAAGAACCCGTCAGGAGCCTTCGATGCAGTGGCTCGACTTCATCGTGCACGCGGGCGGGGAGTCGAGGATCGGAGGGACGCTATGGGGCGCGCAGGTCACACCAGGCGGGAGCAGGCGAAAGCCTTCGGCGGCCTTGCCGCCGGTAACGGCGACGCGTTCGGGAACCGCCAATTCGCCGCGTGGGACGCGGGCGGATTCCTCCACGAACCAGCCGTCTTGATCGTTGCCACGGGCGAGGGTGCAGCCGGTCCAGGCGTCGCAGACCATCGCGGGGAGGCAGCGGCGCTGCACGGTGACGCTGCCGTTGGTCGTGATGCCGCAGCTTCCGTGGTCGCACACCGCGATCGACCGACCGGCGGGGCAGGCGAGCGGATAGCAGTCGCCGGGTGGGTGCTTGCCGCAATAGCGCTGGAGATCGGCGTGCCACTTGCGCGTGCCGGGCGTGGTTCCGCAGGCGTCACAGCACACGTACTTGCCGGAGGTCTCGATGTGCGCCACGGCGCAGTCGCTGTCTTTGTCGCAGCGGCGATCGATGACGGGGGGCGGCGGCGTGGTGGTGCTTGCGGAGGGCGGCGTGGTGGTGCTTGCGGAGGGCGGCGTGGTGGTGCTTGCGGAGGGCGGCGTGGTGGTGCTTGCGGAGGGCGGCGTGGGGCCGTCGTGATGGCGACACGCGGACACGAGCACCAAGACAAGGCTTGGGATGGAGCTCCAGCGCATGGCTGGAGAACGCTGCATGAGGCAGAACCTTACGGACGCGCCTAGGTATTTCGGTGGTGCCATGCCCTTTCGCCAATCCAGGCAAGCCACGAGGGGACCGAGCTGTCCGATCCTCGCCGCGCGCACACTGAGAGCTGTCGATGGGTGGACGTCAGCGCCGAGGTGCCAAGCTTCCGCCGCGTCTGGTCGACTGGGCGCGTCGCGGACTTCACGGGGGTGGGCGTCGGCCATGGCACTTGGCAAGGCGGCGCGGACATTTGGCCGTTGGCTCTGGGGCCAGTTGGTCGCTGGCGGGGTCTCCTTGCTTGGGTCGATAGCCAACGCGGACATTTGGATGAGGATCGACCTCGAGCCGCGCGGGCCGCACGCGGACATGCGGCTGTGGGTCCCTGGTCGGGGCGTTACATTTGGGCGAGGATGAGAGGCTGGTCCGGGAATGGAGTTGCACCCGCGGACATTTGGCCGAGGATGATGGTCCCCGGTGCAGTCGAGACGCGGTGGCCAGACGCGGTAGCAGGCAGACGCGGTGGCGAGCTTCGGCGGCGAGCCTCGGCGGCGAGCCTCGGTGGCGAGCTTGGTGGTAGCAGGCAGACGCGGTGGCGCGCCTCGGTGGCGAGCTTCGGTGGCGAGCTTGGTGGTAGCAGGCAGCCTCGGTGGCGAGCCTCGGCGGCGAGCCTCGGTAGCAGGCAGCCTGGGTGGCGAGCCTCGGTGGCGAGCCTCGGCGGCGAGCCTCGGTAGCGAGCTTCGGTAGCAGGCACACACGGTGGCCAGACGCGGCAACTGAACGCCGACACTTGGCTGGTCCAGGGGGATCGCGCGCGGACATCTGGCTGCGGCCAGGTCCTGGATATCGGGCTTGCTGTTCCAGGCTGGGGGCGTGCGGGGACAGCTGGCCGCGGCCAGGTCCTGGACATCTGGTTTGCTGTTGCAGGCCGGGGATCGCGCGCGGACATCTGGCCGTGGCCAAGTCCTCGTGGCTGGTCCATGTACGGGGGTATGCGGGCATTTGGCTCCCGCCTGGACCTCCTCGGTGGCAGGCAGACGCGTGGCCCGACGCGGTGGCCAGGCGGTGGTCGAACGCGGTGGTCAGACGCGGTGGTCAGACGCGTGGTCGAACGCGGTGGTCAGACGCGTGATCGAACGCGGTGGTCGAACGCGGTGGTCGAACGCGGTGGTCGAACGCGGTGGCCAGACGCGTGGTCGAACGCGGTGGTCAGACGCGGTGGTCGAACGCGGTGGCCAGACGCGTGGTCGAACGCGGTGGTCGAACGCGGTGGTCAGACGCGGTGGTCAGACGCGGTGGTCAGACGCGGTGGTCGAACGCGGTGGTCAGACGCGGTGGTCGAACGCGGTGGTCAGACGCGTGGTCGAACGCGGTGGTCAGACGCGGTGGTCGAACGCGGTGGCCAGACGCGGACATTTGGCTGGGGCCGGGAGGGGAGTGAGGTACGCAGACAGCCGCGCGAACCGGCGGGTGTCTTGCAACGCGAACCAGTCCTTGCAGGCGCGGACATCTGGCTTGGCGAGGCGGATGCTGGCGCTTGGCCCCGTGAGCCGTTCCTTGCAGGCGCGGACATCTGGCTGTGTGCCATCTTGTTCCGGCGTCGGTGGGTTGTCGCCCCCGCAGCCTAGGCCAAATGTCCGCGCGTCGGGCGCGGGCGCGTGGGCCGCGGACATCTGGCTGTGTGCCATCTTGTTCTGGCGCCGGTGGGTTGTCGCCCCCGCAGCCTAGGCCAAATGTCCGCGCGTCGGGCGCGGGCGCGTGGGCCGCGGACATCTGGCTGCGTGCCATCTTGTTCTGGCGTCGGTGGGTTGTCGCCCCCGCAGCCCAGGCCAAATGTCCGCGCGTCGGGCGCGGGCGCGTGGGCGCGTCGCTCCGCGGACATTGGACGCACAAGGCGCGTATCGGTGTCCTGTGCGAGGTCGGCCTATGCGAACCCTGCGACAACATCCGTCGCTACAGTTTCACGAGTGGTTCCGCGCCGAACCAACCTAATCTCGAGGTGTGTCAAACAAAGTCATCCTACCCCTTGCGCATGCTGCTCGTGTGGCTAGGATGGCGAAATGCAATTGGGGATGGGACCATTCCAACGTCGGGCTCCTCGTAGGTCGACTCTGCGATCCATTGATTCCAGGGCATCCGCACTGCCACGTGTGGCCGGACTGCGTCCGCCGGTCTCGTCGCGCCCGCGGATCACAGCCTTGCCTTGCGCGGCCACGTCTGAGATGCGTCCGTCATTTCTCGACAGGATGCTTGCTTGCTCGCAACGTGCCCTATTGCAGGTGCGCGAGGGCTCCCGGTTTGACGGAACTGCGCCGTCGAAGGTGGACGCGGAGGGGCAACGGCCGGGGCCGGGTGGCGTTGGATTCGCAGGACGAATCCGCCGGCGGGCGGAGCATTCTCGCACGGAGCAAGTTCCGCTGGAGCGTGTTCGAGCCGCGGACGAGCGCCTGTTCGAGCTGGCCCTGGGCAACGGGCGCGACCGGTTGGAGCTCGGGACGCTGCTGAACGAGTTTGCGCGAAAGAGCTGGCATCATGAGCTCGGGTATTCGTCGCTGGAGGCGTACGCGCTTCAGAATTGCGGGCGGAGCGCGCGCTGGGTGAGCGAGACGCGGACGTTGGCGCGGCGGCTTTCGGAGTTGCCCGCGCTGCGCCGGGCGTTGCTCGACGGACGCGTGGGCTGGTCGATGGCGGAGCTGGTCGCCCGGCACGCGTCGGCCGATACTGATGTTGCGCTGGCCGCGTTGGCTTCGCGATCGACGGTGCGCCAGCTGCGAAGCCTGTTTGCCGCCGTGTCGGAGCGGGCCGAGAGCGGACAGATGCCGATGCCGGGGTTGAACGCGGGCCAAACGTCCGCGGACTCGGAGGCGTCGGAGGTAGTTGCAGCAGGCCAAATGTCCGCGGGTGACGACTCGGCTGGCCTGGCGTCCTCCGAGGCTGACGCGGAGGCGGGTGCAGGAGGCCAAATGTCCGCGGGTCACGACTCGGCCGGCCAGGCGTCTTCAGAGGCTGACGCGGAGGGGGGTGCAGCAGGCCAAATGTCCGCGGGTCCAAAGAGCGGCCAAGGCCAAACGTCCGCGGGTGGCCGCGTGGAGCCCGCGCCGAGCGACATCGTGGGCCAAATGTCCGCGCGCTTGCTGGCGGCCGCGGAGGCGGACGTGGAGTGCACGCTCAGGGTGACGCTGAGCACAAAGGACGCGCTGCTGTTCGCCTGGACGCATCGCTTCTTCGAGCACCTCGTGGGCTCGCGGCAGGGGTCGGACTTCTTTCTCGAGGCGATGCTCGCCGAGGCCGCGGAAGAGCTCACGCCGACGGACATCGACCGCCTCATTCCCATGGAGAAGGCCGCTGCGGGTCTGGACGCCAAGCGGCTCGCGTGGCTCGAGCAGCTCGCCGCGTGGCGCGAGGAGTCGGAGCGCCTGTGCGAGCACAACGTCCCCGCTCGTCAGGCGCTGGAGATCCCGGAGAACGTCTCGGAGGGCGACCTCCACGAGCGCATCGTGGCCCTCAACAAGAAGATGACCGCGCGCGAGGTCGCGCTGGGGGAAGCGGCGCAGTCGTTTCAGCGCATGGACGGGTGGCTCCGCCTCGGCTACGCGAGTCTCGCGCAGTACGCGCGCGAACGTCTGGGCATGAGCGCGTCGTCGCTCAAGTCGAAGCTGACGCTCGCGCGCCGGCTGCACGCGCCGGTGAAAGAGGCGCTGCGCAGTGGGCGCGTCGGTCACGCTGCGGCGATGGCCATCTCGACGGTCGCGACCGCGGGCAGCGCCGAAGCATGGGTGGACCGCGCGCGCCGCCGCACCGTGAAGCACCTTCGAGAGGACGTGAACGCCGCGCGGATGCTGAACCAGAGCACGCCGCCGACGGACGAGCAGGTGCGACAGGTGCAGGCCATCGAGACGCGCATCCTTCAGGGTGACCACTCGGCCATGGAGGAGCCCAAAGGCCAAACGTCCGCGGGGGCGCCGATCCGCTTGAGCTTGCGGGTCAGCCGCGACATCTCCCGCGCGCTGCGTTGCTTCGAGCGCGTGATGGGTCCGCGCCTGGACGGCAGCACGATGCGCTTCTTGTGCAACAAGTTTTGGGATGCGTGGAAGCACATGTGCAACCGCCGCGAGAAGTGGTCGCACATCTACGCCCGCGATCGCTACGAATGCACGAGCCCGGTGTGCTCACGCCACGACATGACGCCCCATCACCTGCTGTTCCGCAGCAAAGGCGGCACGGACGACCCCTTCAACATGGCGGGCGACTGCCTCTGGTGCCACCTCGAAGGCATCCACGGCGGTCGCATCACCGTGACAGGCACCGCCGACGACATGACGTGGACCATCGGACGCAAGCATCCCCTGCGTGTCGAAGGGAGGGAGCTGATCACGCCCGACAGCAGCTAGTTCCATATTGATGTCGGTCCGCCGCGGAACCACGGGTTGAGTCCAGGGCGTCGGGAGCGCACAATCGTGTCGGTCCTGCAAAGGAGCGGCACAAGATGTCGATGAAGCGCTTGCCGGCACTTGCTGGTGCGGTATCCGGGTTGATCGCGCTCGCCCTGGTGGGCACCAGCTCGTGCTCGTCGGACTCGAGCGACGGCGGTGGTGCGACTGGCAGCGGCGGAACTGCGGGCACGGGCGGCGGCGCGGGGGACGGCTCCGCCGGCCAAGCCGGCTCGGGCGGCATTGCCGGCGCGGCGGGCAGCGGTGGAGCACCGACGGCCTGTGCGCCGAACGAGACGAAGATGTGTGACTGCAGCGCCGCTGCGGAAGTCGGGACGTCGCGCTGCGCGGCGGATGGAAGCGGCTGGTCGAGCTGTGAATGCGAGAGCTACGGCGCCGAGATTTCCGTCAGTCCCAGCGGGGACGACGCTGCGGCGGGTACTCTGGCGGCGCCGTTCAAGACCCTCGAACGCGCTCGGCAGAAGGTTGGCGAGCTGGTGAGCGCGGGGCTTCCGGCGGGTGGCGTCGTCGTGTGGCTGCGCGACGGCGTCTATGAGCTCGACGCCACCCTGACCTTGGGCACGGCCGAGTCGGGGTCCGACGGCAAGCCTGTGGTGTGGCGCGGCTATCCCGGGGAGTCGCCGCGCGTGGTGGGTGGTGTGCGCATCGACTCCGGTGCATTCAAGCCGGTTACCGCGAGCTCGCCGATCTACGCGCGACTCGACCCGCCGGCTCAGGCTGCCGTCCTCACTGCTCCGCTGGCTGTGGATCCCGGCGCGCTGACCCGCCGCGGTTTTTGCAAGGCGGCTTCTGCCGGACCTGCGGAGCTGTTCGTGAATGGACAGGCCATGACGCTCGCGCGCTGGCCCGACAAAAACCAAAATGACGTACCCACGGGCTTGGAGACCGCAGCTGCTTTGGACCTGTTCGGAAGCCCGAGCCCGGCCGTCACGGGTCACTACACCAAGACGGGCACAAGCGACGGCGTGAGCGCGTTCGCACGCGATGGTCTCGTCGGAGGGCTCCAGTACAACCTGTACCGTTACACATGGGACTACCAGGGTCAGACCAACACGGCGTGGTTCATCACGACGGAAGCGTCCGGCTATCCGTCGGGAACCAACCCCTGGTGGTACCGCTACTCCGCCGAGCTGGGCCCCATGAAGGCGTCGGCGGGCGGCAGCGGCGAGGTGACCACCACGAATCCGGATGCCGTCAACCACGGCTTCGCGAGCATCGCGGACGTGGTCTCGGACCAAGTCTGGAAGTACAGCGGGACGCGCCCCGAGCGCTGGCAAGACCCGACGAGCGTGTGGTTCCACGGCTTCTGGAAGTACGCCTGGGCGGACTGTCACGTACGGGCTGCGAGCATCGACACTGCGACCAAGACTGTCACCCTCGCCGACTCTCCGGGCTATGGCGCCGCTGCCGGACAGCCCTACTACGCCTACGACATCCCCGAGGAGCTGACGGAGCCGGGGGAGTACTGGATCGATCGCGCCGCGAAGCTGCTGTACGTGTGGCCGCCGTCGGGCTTCGACGGAGCAGACGTAGTAGTCAGTGTGCTCAGCGACGCTCTCGTCACTCTGCAGAACGCCAGCTTCGTCACGTTGCGGGACTTCACGCTGGAAGCTGGGCGCTCGCGCTTGGTGCGGGTGGAAGGCGGGGGTCACGATACGCTGCTCGGCCTCACCCTGAGCGGCGCGGGCACCGACGCCGCGACGATCAGCGGCGATCATCAGCTCATGCGCTCGTGTCACGTGTACGGCTCCGGCAATGGCGGCGTGGCGGTGAGCGGCGGGGATCGCTCGAGCCTCACACCCGGCGACAACGCGGTGGAAAACTCGAGCTTCCACGATCTGTCGCGATGGGAGTGGACCTACCGCCCCGCGGTGCGGCTATCCGGGGACGGCAACAGCGCTCGGCACAACCTGATGTACGACATGCCGCACTCGGCGGTGCTGTACGGCGGCAACGATCATGTCATCGAGCTCAACGAGATCCACGACGTGTGCCGTTTCTCCAGCGACGCCGGCGCGATCTACGCCGGGCGCGACTGGGGCGCGCGCGGAAACCTCATCAAGCACAACTTCGTGCATCACCTGAGCACGTGGTTCGAGGGCTACGGCGTGCACGGCGTCTACCTGGACGACTGCTTGAGCGGCGTCCGTGTCGAGGGCAACGTGCTGTACGAGATCTCGGGCTACGGCATCTTGCATGGCGGCGGCCGGGACGACATCTTGGTCAATAACATCATGGCCCACGACGGCGCCGCCCTGAGCGCGGATCGCCGCTGCGTCACGTGGCTGGCGAACGGCTCGCCGAACAACACGCCCGGCGACAGCTGGAACCTGCTCGAGAAGCTCGAACAGGTCGGCTACCAGCAGGAACCCTGGGCGTCCAAGTGGCCGGAGTGCGCCGCCATCCCGGACGACTGGGCCGCCATCAGCTCGCCGCCGTCCCACTGGCTCGAGCCCGAAGGCACCGTCCTCGATCGCAACGTCGGCTTCGACAACGGCGACTTCGCCAAGGGCTCCACGGAGACTTTCGCGGCCTACGCCAGCATGAAAGACAACCTGGAGGACAGCGATCCGCAGTTCACGAACGAGAGCACGCTGGACCTCTCGCTGAAGGCGTCGTCCCCCGCGTTGAGCATCCCCGGTTTCGAGCCGATCCCGTTCTCGGAGATCGGCATCCAGCCCTGATTCACACGCAGTTATTGCTGGCCCGGGGCGCACGGCCGCATGGGCTTCGCTCTCTCTCGCCGGAACGCGCCGGCTGCGCATGGCATGCTCGATGCTTCACTCTGCGTCGCCATGCGCAGCATTTCCCTGGCCTGGGTCTTGGTTTGTTGCCTCGCCGCGGTAACCGCCTGCGGCGGCAGCGATGACGTCCGTGCCAACGAGGTGAACGTCAGCAGGCACGGGGAGGCGTTCAGCCACCACACGGGGGAGAACTGCGTGTCGTGTCATCGCGAGGGCGGCGAAGCCAAAGGTTGGTTCACCGTCTCGGGCACCGTCTACATGCCGGATCTCGAAATGGTGCACGCGAACACCACGGTGCGGTTGTTCCAGCTGCCGAGCGGCGCAGGCCAAGCCGTGGGCATCATCGAGGTG
This portion of the Polyangiaceae bacterium genome encodes:
- a CDS encoding right-handed parallel beta-helix repeat-containing protein, encoding MSMKRLPALAGAVSGLIALALVGTSSCSSDSSDGGGATGSGGTAGTGGGAGDGSAGQAGSGGIAGAAGSGGAPTACAPNETKMCDCSAAAEVGTSRCAADGSGWSSCECESYGAEISVSPSGDDAAAGTLAAPFKTLERARQKVGELVSAGLPAGGVVVWLRDGVYELDATLTLGTAESGSDGKPVVWRGYPGESPRVVGGVRIDSGAFKPVTASSPIYARLDPPAQAAVLTAPLAVDPGALTRRGFCKAASAGPAELFVNGQAMTLARWPDKNQNDVPTGLETAAALDLFGSPSPAVTGHYTKTGTSDGVSAFARDGLVGGLQYNLYRYTWDYQGQTNTAWFITTEASGYPSGTNPWWYRYSAELGPMKASAGGSGEVTTTNPDAVNHGFASIADVVSDQVWKYSGTRPERWQDPTSVWFHGFWKYAWADCHVRAASIDTATKTVTLADSPGYGAAAGQPYYAYDIPEELTEPGEYWIDRAAKLLYVWPPSGFDGADVVVSVLSDALVTLQNASFVTLRDFTLEAGRSRLVRVEGGGHDTLLGLTLSGAGTDAATISGDHQLMRSCHVYGSGNGGVAVSGGDRSSLTPGDNAVENSSFHDLSRWEWTYRPAVRLSGDGNSARHNLMYDMPHSAVLYGGNDHVIELNEIHDVCRFSSDAGAIYAGRDWGARGNLIKHNFVHHLSTWFEGYGVHGVYLDDCLSGVRVEGNVLYEISGYGILHGGGRDDILVNNIMAHDGAALSADRRCVTWLANGSPNNTPGDSWNLLEKLEQVGYQQEPWASKWPECAAIPDDWAAISSPPSHWLEPEGTVLDRNVGFDNGDFAKGSTETFAAYASMKDNLEDSDPQFTNESTLDLSLKASSPALSIPGFEPIPFSEIGIQP